The Longimicrobium sp. nucleotide sequence GGTGAGCCCGAAGATGAAGATGTTCTCTTCGCCCACCGCCTCGGCGATCTCGACGTTGGCGCCGTCGAGCGTGCCGATGGTCAGCGCGCCGTTCAGCGCGAACTTCATGTTCCCGGTGCCCGAGGCCTCGAAGCCGGCGGTGGAGATCTGCTCGGAGAGGTCGCTGCCGGGGAAGATCCGCTCGGCCAGCGACACCCGGTAGTCGGGGATGAAGGCCACCTTCAGCACCCTGGCCACCCGCTCGTCGGCGTTGACCACCCCGGCCACGGCGTTGATCAGGCGGATGATCAGCTTGGCCGCGTGGTAGGTGGGCGCCGCCTTCCCGCCGAAGACCACCACGCGCGGCACGGCGTCGGGGGCGTCGGCGTCGCGCAGCTCCAGGTAGCTGTCCACCACCCGGAGGGCGTTCAGCAGCTGGCGCTTGTACTCGTGCATGCGCTTGACGTGCACGTCCATGAGCGCCGCCGGGTCCACCCGCACCCCGGCCTCCTTCCCCACCAGGTGCGCCAGGCGCTGCTTGTTGCGCGCCTTCACCGCCCGCCAGCGCTCGCGGAAGGCGGCGTCGTCGGCGAACGGCTCCAGGGCGGCCAGCTGGTCCAGGTCGGTGACCCAGCCGTCGTCGATCTTCTCCGTGACCAGCGCCGACTGGGCGGGGTTGCCCTTGAGCATCCAGCGCCGCTGCGTGACGCCGTTGGTCACCGAGGTGAAGCGCTCGGGCCACAGCTCGTGGAACTCGTGGAAGATGCGGCGCTGGAGGATCTCGGTGTGCAGCGCGGCCACGCCGTTCACGGTGTGGCTCCCCACGATGGCCAGGTGCGCCATGCGGACCACGCCGCCCGAGACGATGGCCATGCGCTCCTCGCGGGCGCCGTCGCCGGGGAACGCCTCGCGCACGCGGTCGCGGAAGCGCCGGTCGATCTCGCGCACGATCTCCAGGTGGCGCGGCAGGAGCCGGCCGAAGAGGTCGGCGCCCCACACCTCCAGCGCCTCGGGGAGCACCGTGTGGTTGGTGTAGGCGAAGGTGCCGCGGGCGATGTTGAACGCCTGGTCCCACTCCATCGCGTGCTCGTCCATCAGGAGCCGCATGAGCTCGGGGATGGCGACCGCCGGGTGGGTGTCGTTCAGCTGCACCTGCACCTTGTCGGTGAAGTCGGCGAAGCTCCGCCGCTCGGTGAGGTAGCGCCGGACGATGTCCTGCAGCGTGGCAGAGACGAAGAAGTACTGCTGCTTGAGGCGGAGCTCCTTCCCCGCCCCGGTGTCGTCGGGGGGGTAGAGCACCTTGGAGATCGTCTCCGAGTCGGTCTTGGCCTCCACCGCCGCCAGGTAGTTGCCGGAGATGAAGTCCTCCAGGTCGAACTCCTCGGTGGCCTTGGCGGCCCAGAGGCGCAGCGTGTTGACGGTGTTGTTGCAGTAGCCGGGGATCGGCGTGTCGTAGGCCATGGCCAGCACGTCGCTGGTGCCGGCCCACTCGAAGTGCACGCGCCCGCGCTCGTCCGGCACGCCGCGGACGTGCCCGTAGAACTTCACCCGGTAGGTGCGGTCGGGACGGGCGATCTCCCAGGGGTTGTCGTCGCGCAGCCAGCTGTCGGCGCGCTCCACCTGCCGCCCGTCGACGATGGCCTGGCGGAAGATCCCGTGCTCGTAGCGGATGCCGTACCCCCACCCGGGGAGCTCCAGCGTGGCCATGGAGTCCAGGTAGCACGCCGCCAGCCGCCCCAGGCCGCCGTTGCCGAGCCCGGCGTCGGGCTCGGCCTCGCGCAGGTCCTCCAGGTCGTAGCCCAGCTCCTCCAGCGCCTCGGCGGTGGGGCCGTCCAGGTCCAGGTTGACGAGCGCGTTGCCGAGCGTGCGCCCCATCAGGAACTCGAGGGAGAGGTAGTAGACCCGCTTGGCGTCGGCGCGGCGGTAGCGCGCCTCGGTGGCGGCCCACTTCTCGGCCAGGCGGTCGCGAATGGTCCAGGCCGCGCTCATGTAGACGTCGCGGTCGGTGGCGCTGGCGCGGTCGCGGGCCAGCGTGTAGGTCAGGTGCTCGGAGATGGCGCGCTTGAGCGACTCCACGCGCGTGGAGCGGCGCCCCGCGTCGAGGGACTGGATGCTCATGAGATAAAACGGAATCCGGGCGGAGACTGCGAGAGGACCGGCTCACGGGGTCGCGTCGCCGGTGACAAAGGTACGGCGAGGGACTGCGGACTGGGTGTGTACCGGAAGCTAGCCTCGCGGGTTCCGCCGCGAAAGGGAGGGGGCCGAAGTGCCCGTCACTGCGGCGCTTGCGACCCGCCCGCCGCGCGCCTGTCCTCGGCGCGGCGGCAGGGGAGCGCGATCAGGAAGCGCGAGCCCTCCGCGCCCTCGAACTCGGCCCAGGCGCGCCCGCCCAGCGCCTCCACCGTCTCGCGCACGATGGAGAGGCCCAGGCCCGTCCCCTCCACCGCGGTGACCGTGTCGCCGTGGGCGCGGAAGAAGCGGGTGAAGAGCCGCTCGCGCTGCTCGGGGGGCACTCCCAGCCCGTTGTCCTCCACCTCGATCACCAGCTCGCAGACGGGGCCCTGGGCGCCGGGGGCGCCCAGGCGGGCGCGCACCTCCACCCACTTCTCGGGCCGGTCGGGGTCGGCGTACTTGATGGCGTTGGAGACGTAGTTGGTCAGGCACAGCTCCACGGCCGCGGCGTTGACCTCCACCTCGGGGAGCTGCTGGACGCGCACCTGCACCCCGCGCGCGTGCGCCATCTCGCGCAGCTGCCGGGCGACCTCGGCGGCCACGCGGGGGAGCAGCACGTTGCGCTGCTGGCGCACGCCGTCGGGGTTCATGCGCGAGAGCTCCAGCAGGTTCTGCAGCACCGCCTGCATCCCCTCGGCGTTCTCGGCCACCATGCGCGCGAAGCGGGTGCGCTGCCCGGGGTCGGCCGCGATGACGGGGTCGGCCAGGAGCTGCCCGGCGCCCAGCACCGCGGCGATGCGGTTCTTCAGCTCGTGGCTCACCATGCGGTTGAAGGAGCGCAGCCGCTCCTCGCGCTCGCTCACCCGCTCGGCGGCCAGGCGCAGGTAGCGCGCGGTGGTCACCTGCTGGATGACGGACACCGCACGGAAGAGGCGGTGGGCGCACGCCAGCAGCTCGCCGCGCGAGCACTCCTCGTCGATCTCGTCGGCGGTGCGCGCCAGGAAGGAGAAGAGCACGCCGCCCAGCAGCTCGTACTCCTTCAGGATCTCGTGCGCGTCGAAGCCCTGCGACCAGCGCAGCTCGCCCAGCTCGATCGCCTTCCCCATGACCGGCGCGTCGGCGGTGATCTCGTCGCGGGGGTCCTCCAGGTAGTCGGCGATGCTGTCCATGAGCAGCGGGACGTGGTCCAGCAGCTCGTCGGTGGGGAAGACCTGGTTGGGATCGAGCTCCACCCGCGCGGCGATGCGGTCCAGCCAGCGGCGGGTGAGCTCCTCGCGCGAGGCGCGGATGCGCCCGGCGAGCGCCCCCGCCAGCCGGCAGTTGACGTTGATCTCCATCGCGTCGGAGCGCGTGCCCTGCACGGGTCTCCTCCCCCATCGCACGGAAGCCGCCGCCCGGGTGACGGCGGGCCGCCGGATGGAGGAGGAAAGCACGATGCGGGCCACGCGGGGGACCGAAGGGAGCGACGAGGGCACCTCACTTGAATTCCGACAAACTACTGTGTACCCGGTTCCATTAATGTTCGGCGGCGTTCCCAGTCTACTAACCGAAAGCACCCATGCAGAAGCCGCTCCGGAATGTGAACAGCGGCTCCAATCCTGAAGATGCGCACGGGTGTTGCACAGTGGATGTTTTATGGGACGATACGAGATTGCACTGCTTCCGTTCGCACAACTCTCACCCCAGGCGTGCGAGGCGCTTGCAGTTGCGCTAGAAGAAGCCCAAGAGGTGCTGATCTCATGGAATCTGAGGCAAACCGAGAATGGAAGAATCGCCAGAGCAATCCGGCAACTTCATACAGTCGCTATGAATGGCTCGTTCGGTAGCACAAAGGCGCAACTCTATGAAACAGCACGCGCGATTTTTCTCGCGAATGACCTTTACGTTATCACCCGTACTCTTC carries:
- a CDS encoding glycogen/starch/alpha-glucan phosphorylase — translated: MSIQSLDAGRRSTRVESLKRAISEHLTYTLARDRASATDRDVYMSAAWTIRDRLAEKWAATEARYRRADAKRVYYLSLEFLMGRTLGNALVNLDLDGPTAEALEELGYDLEDLREAEPDAGLGNGGLGRLAACYLDSMATLELPGWGYGIRYEHGIFRQAIVDGRQVERADSWLRDDNPWEIARPDRTYRVKFYGHVRGVPDERGRVHFEWAGTSDVLAMAYDTPIPGYCNNTVNTLRLWAAKATEEFDLEDFISGNYLAAVEAKTDSETISKVLYPPDDTGAGKELRLKQQYFFVSATLQDIVRRYLTERRSFADFTDKVQVQLNDTHPAVAIPELMRLLMDEHAMEWDQAFNIARGTFAYTNHTVLPEALEVWGADLFGRLLPRHLEIVREIDRRFRDRVREAFPGDGAREERMAIVSGGVVRMAHLAIVGSHTVNGVAALHTEILQRRIFHEFHELWPERFTSVTNGVTQRRWMLKGNPAQSALVTEKIDDGWVTDLDQLAALEPFADDAAFRERWRAVKARNKQRLAHLVGKEAGVRVDPAALMDVHVKRMHEYKRQLLNALRVVDSYLELRDADAPDAVPRVVVFGGKAAPTYHAAKLIIRLINAVAGVVNADERVARVLKVAFIPDYRVSLAERIFPGSDLSEQISTAGFEASGTGNMKFALNGALTIGTLDGANVEIAEAVGEENIFIFGLTSDQVEARKAAGYNPREEPEKSPRLRRVLDFVGSGILAPEEPGLFRPLVEGLLHHDPFMVLADFDAYLEAQVRVDAAYRDPEAWTRSSILNVARCGRFSSDRSVREYAERVWRVPLAKK
- a CDS encoding sensor histidine kinase, producing the protein MQGTRSDAMEINVNCRLAGALAGRIRASREELTRRWLDRIAARVELDPNQVFPTDELLDHVPLLMDSIADYLEDPRDEITADAPVMGKAIELGELRWSQGFDAHEILKEYELLGGVLFSFLARTADEIDEECSRGELLACAHRLFRAVSVIQQVTTARYLRLAAERVSEREERLRSFNRMVSHELKNRIAAVLGAGQLLADPVIAADPGQRTRFARMVAENAEGMQAVLQNLLELSRMNPDGVRQQRNVLLPRVAAEVARQLREMAHARGVQVRVQQLPEVEVNAAAVELCLTNYVSNAIKYADPDRPEKWVEVRARLGAPGAQGPVCELVIEVEDNGLGVPPEQRERLFTRFFRAHGDTVTAVEGTGLGLSIVRETVEALGGRAWAEFEGAEGSRFLIALPCRRAEDRRAAGGSQAPQ